CCCACATGGCCAGTAGCTGCCGCTGCACCGACCAGAGGAGGGATGGCACCAGCGACACCGCCAACCACGATGTTCTGTGGTGTCCTTGGCTTCAGCACTGCCGTGTATAGCAACACATAGCTGCAGAGTCCAAGCAGCGACAGCCCTGCAGCGAGACAGTTCACCCCACTCACAAGCAGCGTTGCCGCCGCCAAGGTGCAGGAGACTGCACCGGCAAAAGCGGCTGTGGGCGACAGGCGACCCGAAGGCAGAGCACGGCCGCTTGTGCGCTGCATGCGGCCATCCAGTTCCTGCTCCCAGAGACAGTTAAGAACGCCTGCGGCGGCTGCGGCAAGAGCGCCACCACCAAGCGTGCAGGCCAGCCGCGGAGAGGTGAGTGGCCAGCCCTCGGTTAAGGCCATCCCACCGAGGGTCGTAGCCAGCAGCAGAGGAATTAGTCGCGGCTTGGCCACCTCAAGCCAAGGGGGAAGCTTGACGCGCTTCCGCGAAGGAACAATTTGCTCGCGAGTGAGCGGAGCCGAGAGTGCAGCTGTGGTGGAACTAGCCATGACAGGCCTCCAAGGCGGAAGAGTCGAGAACGACGGGAAGTGGATCTGATGAAGTGGGTTGACGCCTGCAGGTCAGTCCTGCGAGAACCGCAACGAGTAGACAAGCCACCAACTGATGAGCCACGGTCACTGCGGGCTGTGAAAGGCCAAGACGCAGCGTCGTGACACCAAGGCCGATCTGTGTGCCCACCAGCACAGGAGCCATTAATAAAAGTGGCCACTGCTCTCGTCCCCAGCGCCCACTGAGCAGGGCCACCAGTACGAACAGCAGCACACAGAGAGCTGTCGGCGTTGCCGCGGCACGATGCCAGTACAGCCACTGACAAGACTGACCCGCTTCAAGACAGCGCTGAGAAGCCCACGACGTGGCCATGCCAGCACCCAGCAGGCACTGGGCAGAAACCGCCAGCACACTCAATGAGCCGAAAACAGTCCACCAGCGAGGAGCAGCAATGGACTTGGGCTCTGACAGAAGAGTCTGTGTCAGACCACTGACCGTGATCACTAGCGCAAGAGCCAGGGCCAGATGGGCTGTGACAACACCGGAAGGCAACAGCTTCAACACCGTGAGCGCTCCAAGACCTCCTTGCAGAGCAACCATCAGCACCAGAAGCGCACTAAGGGGTAATAACCAACGAGGCAGCTCTCGGCGGTACCACCAAACGACCGCCATCTGCACCAGAAGTGCCAGGCCGACCACAAAGGCGTCGAGTCGGTGGAACCACTCGAGGAAAACCTGGACGTTCATCTGACGACCAGGCAGCAAGCTGCCGTAACAAAGAGGCCAATCAGGACAGGCAAGGCCTGCCTCCATGACCCTCGTCGCTCCTCCGATCACCACCAGAGCGACGAGGGCCACTACAAGATGGGCAGCTAACTGAGCTAGCCGAAGACGAATCGGATTAAGTGACGAAGCAGTCAACGCAAACTCCGAATGGAGATGGTGATCCACGGAACGTAGCCGTCTGAATCAGAACGGCACGATGTGTAGCCGAGTGCAACATCTTCAATCTCAGACTTGATGCGACTTTGCTGACAAGACAGCCCTTGAACTCAGAAAAGCCGAAGGATTTTCAGGCTTGCTTAACAATCAACGCGTGGTGATTATTAACCAACCTCCATAGCCTGAAGAAACACAAGTTGAGGTCCGGGGTGCCCATCCCCTCAGCAATTCTCACCCTGGTTTTAGGGATGCTCCTCGTGCTCGGGGGGCTTTGGATTGGCCAGAACATCAACCTTCTTCCAGTTGATGCCAGTGCCAATGCGCCGATTTACGACGAACTGTTTCGCGTTTTGTTCAGCATTGGCACAATCCTTTTTATAGGAATAGTCGGATTAATTGTTTTCAGCCTTGTACGTTTCCGTCGTCGCCCCGGACAACTCGGAGATGGATTGGCTCTGGAGGGCAACCTTCCACTCGAAGTGTTCTGGACTGCAGTGCCGGCGATCGTCGTTCTCTTCGTTGGGCTTTACAGCTACGACATCTACGAACGCATGGGCGGGATGGTTCCACTCGGCCATGGCAACCACGGTTCGCAAACAGTTGGTGATCAGCGCGTCTGGGGTGGCATTGGCTCAACACAGGATTCCCAGACAGCAACGGCGACAGGAATTCCGCCATTGCCCATCGAGGTGACAGCGATGCAATTCGCATTCCTCTTCCATTACCCAGAAGGAGACTTCATTTCCGGAGAAATGCATGTCCCTGTCGACCGACCGGTTTCACTGCGGATGGAAGCCAAGGACGTGATTCATGCTTTCTGGATTCCTGAATTCCGCCTGAAGCAGGACGTGATCCCCGGGCAACCGACGGTTCTCGACTTCACCCCGACCCGCACGGGGACTTACTCGATCGTTTGCGCAGAGCTCTGTGGTCCATATCACGGAGGCATGCGTTCGAGCGTCGTAGTCGATAGCACCGACGACTTCGACACCTGGCTCCAGTCCAACCGAAAGCCCCCCGTTGCTGAAGCATGACGATCACAGCTCCCCAGAAAACAGCGCCAGCGTTACCTCCTCTTCAGCCGACAGGATGGCTTCGCTATCTGAGCTTCAGCGTCGACCACAAGGTGATCGGCCTTCAGTATCTCGTTTGCGGATTTGCCTTCTATCTGATCGGTGGCGCAATGGCCGGCGCGATTCGAACAGAACTGCTGAGTCCGGTTTCAGACTTCATGGCCAGGGATGTTTACAACCAGATCCTCACCCTGCACGGAACCGTGATGATCTTTCTCTGGATCGTCCCAGTAGTCAACGGGGCCTTCGGAAATTATCTAATCCCCTTCTATGTGGGAGCCAGGGATATGGCCTATCCCCGACTGAATGCAGTTGCTTTTTGGCTCATTCCTCCAGCAGGACTAATGCTCATCAGCAGCTATTTCATCACGGGTGCTGCTCAGTCGGGCTGGACAGCGTATCCACCACTCAGCATCACAACACCTGCTACTGGTCAGATTATCTGGATTCTGAGTGTTCTTCTTCTAGGCGGGAGTTCAATCTTCGGCGGCATTAATTTCATCGCGACAATACTCAAACTTCGTCGCCCTGGACTGAAACTGATGCAGCTTCCGATGTACTGCTGGGCGATGCTTGGCACCAGCATTCTCGTTGTTCTCTCTACTCCAGTTCTCGCAGGAACACTCATCATGCTGAGCTTCGATATTGTTGCTCACACTGGTTTTTTCAATCCTGGTATGGGAGGAAATGTTGTTGTTTACCAACATCTTTTCTGGTTCTACTCTCACCCAGCTGTTTACATCATGGTGCTACCTGCCTTTGGCTTGGTGAGTGAAATTCTTCCGGTTCACTGCAGAAAACCCCTATTCGGATACACAACAATGGTGTATTCGATCATGGCCATCGTTGTTCTTGGATTGGTGGTGTGGGCTCATCACATGTTCACAAGTGGCACTCCACCCTGGATGCGTCTGTTCTTCACCATTGCGACAGCCTTCATCGCAGTTCCCACCGGAATCAAATTCTTCAACTGGCTGGCCACACTTTGGGGAGGTCGAATCAGTCTGAACAGTGCTGTGCTGTTTTCTTGTGGCTTCATTGTGAACTTCGTACTCGGGGGAATCACCGGTGTTGCCCTCGCACAGGTTCCATTTGACGTTCACGTTCATGACACCTACTTCGTTGTTGCCCATTTCCACTACATCGTCTACGGAGGCTCGGTGTTTGTGATTTTTGCTTCGATCTATCACTGGTACCCCAAAATCATCGGACGCATGCTCGATGAGCATCTCGGGCGTTTGCATTTTCTACTGACCTTCGTTGGCTTCAACCTCTGCTTTGCTCCCCAGCACTGGCTTGGCTTGAACGGCATGCCACGACGGGTTGCCGAATACGACCCACAGTTTGAGTTCGTTAATCAGATCAGCAGCGCAGGAGCACTGCTGATGGCCATCAGCACCCTTCCTTTTCTCTGGAATGTGATCGCCAGTGCCTTTTCCGGTGCCATCGCAGGTGACAACCCATGGAGGGCACTCACTCCTGAGTGGCTGACATCATCGCCACCACCGGTCGAGAACTGGAAAGGAGATCCCCCTCTGGTGACCCATCCCTACGGCTACGGCACCCCTGCCGACGAAATCGATCTGAACTCTGCCAGC
Above is a window of Synechococcus sp. BIOS-U3-1 DNA encoding:
- a CDS encoding COX15/CtaA family protein — encoded protein: MTASSLNPIRLRLAQLAAHLVVALVALVVIGGATRVMEAGLACPDWPLCYGSLLPGRQMNVQVFLEWFHRLDAFVVGLALLVQMAVVWWYRRELPRWLLPLSALLVLMVALQGGLGALTVLKLLPSGVVTAHLALALALVITVSGLTQTLLSEPKSIAAPRWWTVFGSLSVLAVSAQCLLGAGMATSWASQRCLEAGQSCQWLYWHRAAATPTALCVLLFVLVALLSGRWGREQWPLLLMAPVLVGTQIGLGVTTLRLGLSQPAVTVAHQLVACLLVAVLAGLTCRRQPTSSDPLPVVLDSSALEACHG
- a CDS encoding cytochrome c oxidase subunit II — translated: MPIPSAILTLVLGMLLVLGGLWIGQNINLLPVDASANAPIYDELFRVLFSIGTILFIGIVGLIVFSLVRFRRRPGQLGDGLALEGNLPLEVFWTAVPAIVVLFVGLYSYDIYERMGGMVPLGHGNHGSQTVGDQRVWGGIGSTQDSQTATATGIPPLPIEVTAMQFAFLFHYPEGDFISGEMHVPVDRPVSLRMEAKDVIHAFWIPEFRLKQDVIPGQPTVLDFTPTRTGTYSIVCAELCGPYHGGMRSSVVVDSTDDFDTWLQSNRKPPVAEA
- the ctaD gene encoding cytochrome c oxidase subunit I: MTITAPQKTAPALPPLQPTGWLRYLSFSVDHKVIGLQYLVCGFAFYLIGGAMAGAIRTELLSPVSDFMARDVYNQILTLHGTVMIFLWIVPVVNGAFGNYLIPFYVGARDMAYPRLNAVAFWLIPPAGLMLISSYFITGAAQSGWTAYPPLSITTPATGQIIWILSVLLLGGSSIFGGINFIATILKLRRPGLKLMQLPMYCWAMLGTSILVVLSTPVLAGTLIMLSFDIVAHTGFFNPGMGGNVVVYQHLFWFYSHPAVYIMVLPAFGLVSEILPVHCRKPLFGYTTMVYSIMAIVVLGLVVWAHHMFTSGTPPWMRLFFTIATAFIAVPTGIKFFNWLATLWGGRISLNSAVLFSCGFIVNFVLGGITGVALAQVPFDVHVHDTYFVVAHFHYIVYGGSVFVIFASIYHWYPKIIGRMLDEHLGRLHFLLTFVGFNLCFAPQHWLGLNGMPRRVAEYDPQFEFVNQISSAGALLMAISTLPFLWNVIASAFSGAIAGDNPWRALTPEWLTSSPPPVENWKGDPPLVTHPYGYGTPADEIDLNSASGSDLWRNGQ
- a CDS encoding heme o synthase; its protein translation is MASSTTAALSAPLTREQIVPSRKRVKLPPWLEVAKPRLIPLLLATTLGGMALTEGWPLTSPRLACTLGGGALAAAAAGVLNCLWEQELDGRMQRTSGRALPSGRLSPTAAFAGAVSCTLAAATLLVSGVNCLAAGLSLLGLCSYVLLYTAVLKPRTPQNIVVGGVAGAIPPLVGAAAATGHVGLSGWWLFALVMVWTPAHFWALALLLRDDYRAVGIPMLPVVKGPVVTARAIRRYGWATVVISMLGIWALPEGGLFYGLLLLPFNGRLLQMIGKLAEEPDSTDRAKGLFRWSILYLFGICLLLIISRLSAASLFDLQLRGWLMTLTAGFPGIAS